One part of the Vicia villosa cultivar HV-30 ecotype Madison, WI linkage group LG6, Vvil1.0, whole genome shotgun sequence genome encodes these proteins:
- the LOC131613123 gene encoding embryonic protein DC-8-like, which produces MASSKEFKEDRAEAAAKLAAKDIGEVNRTNEREQGYNLRSEAQFKQARAEAAAKLAAKDLEDVNKARESGFNAREEKKPGFIGSMFNAAKEAVVGRSNQPHENVRESSDYGAEKAGTANKAGVYADYAAEKAREAKDATSKAGQYADNAAEKARGAKDATNKAGQYAGSAAENVRGAKDATDKAGRYAADAAEKARGAQDATSKTGEYADYAAEKARVAKDATDKTGQYAANAAEKARGAKDVTDKAEEYAEYAAVKAKEAKAWEEKQSFAAEKARENEQRYAAEKAREAEAEESRRHAAEKAREAKDAAANKAGEFRDYTAEKAKEGKDATVGKLGELKESAADAAKRAMGFFAGKKDETKETLRESKEDARMRMDDLRMEGGGRAREKVVVEVDESRPGVVADGLRAAAATGVNKSDMGRLEEEGTVHVELRRERK; this is translated from the exons ATGGCATCAAGTAAAGAATTCAAGGAAGACAGAGCCGAAGCAGCAGCAAAGCTAGCAGCAAAAGACATCGGTGAAGTAAACAGAACAAACGAAAGAGAACAAGGTTACAATCTTCGGTCTGAAGCACAGTTCAAACAAGCACGAGCTGAAGCAGCAGCGAAACTCGCTGCTAAGGATCTCGAAGATGTTAATAAAGCAAGAGAAAGCGGATTCAATGCACGAGAGGAGAAGAAACCAGGTTTTATTGGTTCAATGTTCAATGCAGCGAAAGAAGCTGTTGTTGGTAGGAGTAACCAACCTCATGAAAATGTGAGAGAAAGTTCAGATTATGGTGCAGAGAAAGCCGGGACTGCGAATAAAGCTGGAGTGTATGCGGATTATGCTGCAGAGAAAGCACGGGAAGCGAAAGATGCTACTAGTAAAGCTGGACAGTATGCTGATAATGCTGCAGAGAAGGCGCGAGGAGCGAAAGATGCTACTAACAAAGCAGGGCAGTATGCTGGTAGTGCTGCAGAGAATGTAAGAGGAGCCAAAGATGCCACTGATAAAGCAGGTCGTTATGCTGCTGATGCTGCAGAGAAAGCGAGAGGAGCGCAAGATGCTACCAGTAAAACAGGAGAGTATGCTGATTATGCTGCAGAGAAAGCGAGAGTAGCGAAAGATGCTACCGATAAAACAGGACAGTATGCTGCTAATGCTGCAGAGAAGGCAAGAGGAGCAAAAGATGTTACTGATAAAGCAGAAGAGTATGCTGAATATGCCGCAGTGAAAGCCAAGGAAGCGAAAGCGTGGGAGGAGAAACAGAGCTTTGCTGCAGAGAAAGCAAGGGAAAATGAACAAAGGTATGCTGCAGAGAAGGCGAGGGAAGCGGAAGCAGAGGAGTCCAGAAGGCATGCTGCAGAGAAGGCAAGGGAAGCTAAAGATGCTGCAGCGAATAAAGCGGGAGAGTTTAGGGATTATACTGCTGAGAAGGCTAAAGAAGGGAAAGATGCTACTGTAGGGAAGCTTGGGGAGTTGAAGGAATCTGCTGCTGATGCTGCTAAAAGAGCTATGGGTTTCTTTGCTGGGAAGAAAGATGAAACTAAG GAAACTCTGCGTGAGAGTAAGGAAGATGCGAGGATGAGAATGGATGATTTGAGGATGGAAGGAGGAGGGAGGGCTAGAGAGAAAGTGGTGGTGGAGGTGGATGAGAGTCGTCCCGGAGTGGTGGCGGATGGGTTGAGGGCAGCAGCGGCAACGGGAGTGAATAAGAGTGATATGGGACGTTTGGAGGAAGAAGGCACAGTTCATGTTGAGCTTCGTCGTGAGAGAAAATGA
- the LOC131611016 gene encoding probable glycosyltransferase At5g03795, with product MASTSYSYSYSTSSMKLLLLMVPLIIIAGLVSVLGPNPSNWTLIQNPPLSWTSQNVVAVDFHNQSSSPPISIQVIDKQLENKDNENLNASQILPNNTNSMNESNIIQEKPNLPRKFSILDRTEAGLLQARAAIRKAKYGNQTQDIDYVPTGPMYHNPNSFHRSYLEMEKQFKVFVYEEGELPVFHNGPCKNIYSIEGNFIHAVEMNDQFRTKDPEKAHVFFLPFSVAMMVQFVYVRETHDFGPIKKTVKDYINVVSEKYPFWNRSLGTDHFMLACHDWGPETSKAVPNLFKNSIRALCNANTSEAFKPTKDVSIPEINLKFGTTHGYIGGPSPSKRSLLAFYAGGLHGPIRPILLEHWENKDEDIQVHKYLPKGVSYYDMLRKSRFCLCPSGYEVASPRVVEAIYTGCVPVLISDHYIPPFNDVLNWKSFSVEVSVKDIPNLKKILMGISPRQYIRMQRRIGLIRKHFEVNSPPKRFDVFHMILHSIWLRRLNFRVHDDQ from the exons ATGGCTTCAacatcatattcatattcatattcaacTTCATCTATGAAGCTTTTATTGTTGATGGTTCCACTCATAATTATTGCAGGATTAGTTTCTGTATTAGGTCCTAATCCTTCTAATTGGACTCTAATTCAAAATCCACCTCTCTCATGGACTTCACAAAATGTTGTTGCTGTTGATTTTCATAATCAATCTTCTTCACCTCCAATTTCTATTCAAGTTATTGATAAACAATTG GAGAACAAAGATAATGAAAATCTCAATGCCTCCCAAATTCTTCCAAACAACACAAATTCTATGAATGAATCAAATATTATTCAAGAGAAACCAAACCTCCCAAGAAAGTTCAGCATCTTAGACAGAACAGAAGCTGGTTTACTACAAGCTAGAGCTGCAATAAGAAAAGCAAAATATGGGAATCAAACACAAGACATAGATTATGTTCCAACAGGTCCAATGTATCACAATCCTAATTCATTTCATAG GAGTTACTTAGAAATGGAGAAACAATTCAAAGTATTTGTGTACGAAGAAGGCGAACTTCCGGTTTTCCATAATGGACCGTGCAAAAACATATACTCaatcgaaggaaatttcatcCACGCCGTCGAGATGAATGATCAATTTCGAACAAAAGACCCTGAAAAAGCACATGTGTTTTTCCTTCCTTTTAGTGTTGCAATGATGGTCCAATTCGTTTATGTACGCGAAACTCATGATTTTGGTCCCATTAAGAAAACCGTCAAGGACTATATCAACGTCGTGTCCGAAAAATATCCCTTTTGGAATCGAAGCCTTGGAACAGATCATTTCATGCTTGCTTGCCATGATTGG GGGCCAGAGACATCAAAGGCAGTTCCAAACTTGTTCAAAAACTCGATTCGTGCCCTATGCAACGCCAACACCTCCGAAGCATTCAAACCAACAAAGGACGTATCTATTCCAGAAATCAATCTTAAATTTGGTACAACACACGGTTACATCGGCGGGCCATCACCATCCAAGAGATCACTTTTAGCTTTCTACGCGGGCGGGCTTCACGGGCCCATTAGGCCGATTCTACTCGAACATTGGGAAAACAAAGACGAAGACATTCAAGTTCACAAGTACCTCCCAAAGGGTGTTTCCTACTACGATATGCTCCGAAAAAGCAGGTTCTGTCTTTGTCCTAGCGGATACGAGGTAGCGAGTCCGAGAGTCGTGGAAGCAATTTACACAGGTTGTGTTCCGGTGTTGATTTCCGATCATTATATTCCTCCATTCAATGATGTTTTGAATTGGAAATCATTTTCTGTTGAGGTTTCTGTTAAGGATATACCAAACTTGAAGAAAATATTGATGGGTATTTCTCCAAGACAATATATAAGAATGCAAAGAAGAATAGGACTAATTAGGAAACACTTTGAAGTGAATTCTCCACCCAAGAGATTTGATGTGTTTCATATGATACTTCATTCTATATGGCTTAGAAGATTGAATTTTAGAGTTCAtgatgatcaataa